One window of the bacterium genome contains the following:
- a CDS encoding GAF domain-containing protein, translating to MSIKETGDKGKRSEHLEKGEEFLEMFRKGQEFTQDLLKENERLRFQVVHLEEEMKKRLETPDSAQANSLSQDMVEKLAQYEMRLEDLKSKLTEVEAENIDFAQRYIDVEEQNNNLANLYVASFQLHSTLEYKEVLQIILEIIINLIGGEAFAIYLLDEKTKTLNPEASEGVLFSEIPHVLLGEGVIGKAVMANESYFNESPSEELKELYEDPLVCIPLTIQDDVIGTIVLFRLLQQKVTFAPVDFELFTLLAGHAATAIFSSRLFTESKRKLSTYQGFLDLLSQ from the coding sequence ATGAGTATTAAGGAAACTGGGGACAAAGGTAAAAGATCGGAACATTTGGAAAAGGGGGAGGAGTTTCTCGAAATGTTCCGGAAGGGGCAGGAGTTTACTCAGGACCTCCTCAAGGAGAACGAGCGGCTGCGATTTCAGGTCGTCCATCTTGAGGAAGAGATGAAGAAGAGGCTGGAAACCCCGGACAGCGCTCAGGCAAACTCATTGTCCCAGGATATGGTTGAAAAACTGGCACAATACGAGATGAGGCTTGAGGACCTGAAATCCAAACTCACCGAGGTCGAAGCTGAAAATATTGATTTTGCCCAACGCTACATCGATGTAGAGGAACAGAACAACAACCTTGCTAACCTCTACGTAGCCAGTTTCCAGCTCCATTCCACACTTGAATACAAGGAAGTGCTCCAGATCATACTTGAGATCATTATCAACCTCATCGGGGGGGAAGCCTTCGCTATCTACCTTCTGGATGAAAAGACCAAGACACTCAATCCGGAAGCTTCTGAAGGTGTATTGTTCTCCGAGATCCCCCATGTTCTGCTTGGGGAAGGGGTTATCGGGAAAGCGGTTATGGCCAATGAGAGCTATTTCAACGAAAGCCCCTCAGAGGAACTCAAGGAGTTGTATGAGGATCCTCTGGTCTGTATTCCCCTCACTATCCAGGACGATGTTATCGGAACCATAGTCCTTTTTCGCCTGCTCCAGCAGAAGGTTACCTTTGCGCCGGTGGATTTTGAACTCTTCACCCTTCTTGCCGGGCATGCTGCGACAGCCATATTCAGTTCGCGGCTTTTCACAGAATCGAAGAGAAAGCTGAGCACATATCAGGGGTTCCTGGACCTTTTAAGCCAATAG
- a CDS encoding chemotaxis protein CheW: protein MDLVEIRKKAKSRKPKGRKVREKPDNTVEETALIEEQPPVPLEDVDSPDPGDLPEEIVTSEEAVPMDSEKATSVVEVEEIPETLTSLDDVFMSQRKEVKEEEEEQLQLLTFKLGGEEYALNIMDIKEIIRPKEATEVPRTPDFILGIFSLRGTIIPVFDVSLRLGLPRGERGSQNRIVVVKSRENFFGLYVDSVVQVLDIPLSKIEPPPEILGGVEGEFLRGIGRIDDRLIILLNLEIVLRLDDGEGSGNLKLPSGE, encoded by the coding sequence ATGGATCTTGTTGAGATCAGAAAAAAGGCCAAGAGCAGGAAGCCAAAGGGAAGAAAAGTAAGGGAAAAACCTGATAATACTGTCGAGGAGACAGCATTGATAGAGGAACAACCCCCTGTTCCTTTGGAGGATGTGGACTCTCCCGATCCAGGTGACCTGCCGGAGGAGATCGTAACCAGCGAGGAGGCTGTTCCCATGGATAGTGAAAAAGCAACCTCTGTTGTGGAGGTGGAAGAGATCCCCGAAACTCTTACCAGCCTGGACGATGTCTTCATGAGTCAGCGTAAGGAGGTAAAGGAGGAAGAGGAAGAGCAGCTTCAACTTCTGACTTTCAAACTGGGCGGGGAGGAGTATGCCCTCAATATTATGGACATAAAGGAAATAATCAGACCCAAGGAAGCGACGGAGGTGCCCAGAACACCTGATTTTATCCTGGGTATCTTTTCTTTGAGGGGTACGATCATTCCTGTGTTTGATGTGAGTTTGAGACTGGGTTTGCCTCGGGGTGAGAGAGGGTCGCAGAACAGGATTGTCGTCGTTAAATCCAGGGAAAATTTTTTCGGCCTTTATGTGGACAGCGTTGTACAGGTCCTTGATATCCCACTCAGCAAGATCGAGCCACCGCCCGAGATCCTCGGTGGAGTGGAAGGAGAGTTCCTTCGAGGTATCGGACGGATCGATGACAGGCTGATCATCCTGTTAAACCTTGAAATAGTCTTGAGACTGGACGATGGGGAGGGTTCCGGGAACCTGAAACTCCCGTCAGGAGAATAA
- a CDS encoding response regulator, with product MSSASHTGPSSIVIKCEGCEKAYKIHREKLPSGISSFPCRACGTHIPIPQAQVENVPEQGAERVLVVVEEEELGKLIQRILDGNGYRGHLAFSGKEALNVLKEGEMDLLLTNVYLPDMMGYELFDKVSSGEFGPGIPSILLSAVHHVARYKRAPTTLYGADDYLERHHLSDLLIPKIRRLLSPNDDTPGKITPADVPPPTDDQVQDRRDLETMENAIQPPEVHQMGAIQRMCRVIVGDIALYNEDVISSTSPESLLDAIASDLREGESLLMNKFPEMEDQLSPLLRGEMLRLLNSRGIQVS from the coding sequence ATGAGTTCTGCTTCACACACAGGACCTTCCAGCATTGTCATCAAGTGCGAAGGTTGCGAAAAAGCCTACAAGATCCACCGCGAAAAGCTTCCGTCCGGGATCAGTTCATTCCCCTGCCGCGCATGCGGTACACATATTCCCATACCCCAGGCCCAGGTGGAAAATGTTCCAGAACAAGGGGCCGAAAGGGTTCTGGTTGTTGTTGAAGAGGAGGAGTTGGGAAAGCTTATCCAAAGGATCCTTGACGGCAACGGTTACCGGGGGCATCTGGCCTTTTCAGGAAAAGAGGCCCTCAATGTTCTCAAAGAGGGGGAGATGGATCTGCTTCTCACAAACGTTTATCTCCCTGACATGATGGGCTATGAACTGTTTGACAAGGTTTCCAGTGGAGAGTTTGGTCCGGGGATTCCTTCTATTCTGCTTTCCGCAGTCCATCATGTGGCACGTTACAAGAGAGCACCAACCACACTTTACGGAGCTGACGACTACCTTGAGAGACATCATCTTTCGGACCTGCTCATTCCCAAGATTCGTCGGCTTCTCTCGCCGAATGACGACACTCCCGGGAAGATCACCCCGGCAGATGTGCCTCCGCCCACAGACGATCAGGTTCAGGATAGACGTGACCTGGAAACTATGGAAAATGCGATCCAGCCCCCTGAAGTCCACCAGATGGGAGCCATCCAGCGGATGTGCAGGGTGATCGTGGGGGATATAGCTCTTTACAACGAAGATGTCATCTCCTCAACATCACCTGAGAGTCTGCTCGATGCCATAGCTTCCGATCTCAGAGAAGGGGAATCATTACTTATGAATAAGTTCCCTGAGATGGAAGATCAGCTTTCCCCTCTTTTAAGGGGAGAGATGCTTCGGCTGCTCAATTCGAGGGGTATCCAAGTATCTTGA
- the cheB gene encoding chemotaxis-specific protein-glutamate methyltransferase CheB: MTTRGNGKKGHLTVLVVDDSAYNRKMIRGMLTDMDEVDTVEAVSDGEEAIRTVMTNPPDVITLDLNMPRMDGFTFLRWLMRNNPIPVIVVSAEGGEKNVFKALDLGALDFVVKPVRYASERIMGIRGELQEKIRAIAGKDMGFYLNRLKLKKPAAKPVHSKNVKVSNILSPKTGILVIGASTGGPSAVQRVLSELPENYPLPVIVVQHMPPVFTRQFALRLDRNTALRGMEAADGDKLEAGTVLVAPGGHHIVISGNMGRGVEVVERKQADRFVPSVNMTMSSAAGVYGDRTIGVLLTGMGNDGADGLNRIKEAGGYTIAESEESSVVYGMPRAAVLKGAAQEVLHLDKIGSRIVELTRGVTGLKNTGGGGTKKP, translated from the coding sequence TTGACGACTCGCGGTAACGGAAAAAAGGGGCACCTCACTGTCCTTGTGGTAGATGACTCGGCTTACAACAGGAAGATGATCCGGGGAATGCTTACGGATATGGATGAGGTGGATACGGTAGAGGCTGTCTCTGACGGGGAAGAGGCCATACGAACCGTCATGACCAATCCTCCGGATGTCATTACCCTCGATTTAAATATGCCCAGGATGGATGGATTTACCTTTCTGAGATGGTTGATGCGCAATAATCCCATCCCGGTGATCGTTGTGAGCGCTGAAGGAGGGGAAAAGAACGTGTTCAAGGCTCTGGATCTCGGGGCACTGGATTTCGTCGTTAAACCGGTGCGTTACGCTTCTGAACGTATTATGGGGATCCGGGGCGAACTTCAGGAAAAGATCAGGGCCATCGCCGGGAAGGACATGGGGTTCTACCTGAACAGACTGAAATTGAAAAAACCTGCGGCTAAACCGGTTCATTCAAAAAATGTAAAAGTTTCCAATATCCTGTCTCCAAAAACTGGCATACTTGTTATCGGGGCATCAACAGGGGGGCCTTCGGCAGTGCAGAGGGTCCTGTCTGAACTTCCCGAGAATTATCCTCTGCCGGTGATCGTGGTCCAGCACATGCCCCCGGTGTTCACACGTCAATTTGCCTTGAGACTGGACAGGAACACGGCTCTCAGGGGTATGGAAGCCGCCGATGGCGACAAGCTTGAGGCCGGAACCGTTCTTGTAGCTCCCGGTGGTCACCATATAGTTATCAGTGGGAATATGGGTAGGGGTGTGGAGGTTGTGGAAAGGAAGCAAGCAGACAGGTTTGTGCCCTCAGTGAACATGACAATGTCTTCAGCGGCCGGGGTGTATGGCGACAGGACGATAGGTGTGCTTCTTACAGGGATGGGCAACGATGGAGCCGATGGCCTTAACCGGATCAAGGAAGCGGGAGGGTATACGATCGCTGAATCGGAGGAGTCTTCAGTGGTATACGGCATGCCCAGAGCGGCGGTTCTAAAGGGTGCTGCCCAGGAGGTGCTTCACCTGGACAAGATAGGTTCCCGGATAGTTGAACTGACCAGGGGAGTCACCGGGTTGAAAAATACAGGTGGCGGTGGTACTAAGAAGCCATAA
- a CDS encoding protein-glutamate O-methyltransferase CheR — MLFETSGRIELTDEEFRLLASFIYEHAGLYFDEPSRFLLESRLQNRLKEHHFETFLKYYHYLLYHQDRIIELNAMIDIVTTNETYFYREKKQLDAFAEEILPELARRNGKKKRLRIWSAGCSTGEEPYTLAILCSESGLFDGTWEVDIIGTDISQRVLQTARKAVFSQSSFRATEECSLKKYFKRTEDGKYALDESIRKMVHFGHLNLMDDKMMGLIRECDIIICRNVIIYFDKNAKAKVVDSFFRKLGPGGYLLLGHSESLMNLTTVFKLKHLTKVMVYQKPGEEKI; from the coding sequence ATGTTGTTTGAGACCTCCGGGCGCATAGAGCTTACCGACGAGGAGTTCAGGCTACTTGCTTCCTTCATTTATGAACATGCTGGTCTTTACTTCGACGAGCCCAGTAGATTCCTCCTGGAAAGCCGCCTCCAGAACCGCCTGAAAGAGCACCATTTCGAAACTTTTCTCAAATACTACCATTATCTTCTTTATCACCAGGATCGTATTATTGAACTCAATGCGATGATAGATATCGTAACCACCAATGAAACCTATTTCTACCGGGAAAAAAAACAACTGGACGCTTTCGCGGAAGAGATCCTGCCGGAACTGGCCCGGCGCAACGGGAAGAAAAAGCGTCTCCGGATATGGAGCGCAGGATGTTCTACCGGCGAGGAACCTTACACTCTCGCGATCCTCTGCAGTGAATCGGGCCTGTTCGACGGCACATGGGAGGTGGATATAATCGGGACTGATATCAGTCAAAGGGTCCTTCAGACCGCAAGGAAGGCTGTTTTTTCCCAGTCATCCTTCAGGGCCACCGAAGAATGCTCGCTAAAAAAATATTTTAAGAGGACTGAAGATGGCAAATATGCCCTTGATGAATCTATCCGGAAAATGGTTCATTTCGGCCATTTGAACCTGATGGATGATAAGATGATGGGCCTGATCCGCGAGTGTGATATCATTATATGCCGGAACGTTATCATCTACTTCGACAAGAACGCCAAAGCAAAAGTTGTGGACTCATTTTTCAGAAAACTTGGCCCCGGAGGATACCTGCTGTTGGGTCATTCGGAATCACTTATGAACTTAACTACTGTTTTCAAACTCAAACATCTCACCAAGGTCATGGTCTACCAAAAGCCGGGGGAGGAAAAAATTTGA
- a CDS encoding AAA family ATPase — protein MYLEHYGFSVKPFDKTPNPVFFYKSPIHEEALARLQYGTEERELTLLTGEIGTGKTLLSRALIDTLPENYLPILIINPRLSPNQFLKTVAGRLGVESPSYFRTDLLDQINAALYSYYENDIFPVIIIDEAQLIPSKSTFDEIRLLTNFQLDDANLLSLVLIGQPELRKRLKHGSYEAIRQRIGIRYHLGPIGREDTGRYITHRLLTAEGDREIISEEAVDVVFRYSGGLPRVINNIMANALLMGFSKDLSKIGPDIILDVVEDLDLEPGY, from the coding sequence ATGTATCTTGAACATTACGGTTTCAGCGTGAAACCGTTTGATAAAACGCCAAATCCGGTGTTTTTTTATAAAAGTCCCATTCATGAGGAGGCTCTCGCGCGACTTCAGTACGGGACGGAGGAGAGAGAACTCACTCTGTTGACGGGAGAGATCGGTACAGGTAAGACGCTTCTGAGCAGGGCCCTTATAGATACCCTTCCGGAAAACTATCTCCCGATTCTGATCATCAATCCTCGCTTGTCTCCAAACCAGTTCCTGAAGACCGTTGCCGGGCGCCTCGGCGTCGAATCTCCTTCCTATTTCAGGACGGATCTTCTTGACCAGATCAACGCTGCTCTTTACAGCTATTACGAGAATGATATTTTCCCGGTGATTATCATTGATGAGGCGCAATTGATACCATCCAAGTCAACTTTTGATGAAATCAGGCTCCTGACGAACTTTCAACTTGATGATGCGAACCTTCTTTCCCTTGTCCTTATTGGGCAGCCGGAATTGCGGAAAAGGCTTAAACATGGATCCTATGAGGCGATCAGGCAGCGGATCGGCATCCGTTATCATCTCGGGCCTATAGGGCGTGAAGATACGGGAAGGTATATCACTCACAGACTGCTGACTGCTGAGGGGGATCGGGAGATCATTAGCGAGGAAGCGGTGGACGTGGTTTTCCGTTACTCAGGCGGTCTTCCGAGGGTCATTAACAACATTATGGCCAACGCCCTCCTGATGGGATTTTCGAAGGATCTTTCAAAAATCGGCCCTGACATTATTCTGGATGTCGTCGAGGACCTCGATTTAGAACCGGGCTATTGA
- the leuS gene encoding leucine--tRNA ligase translates to MSASRYSPRDIEPKWQDRWEKTGLYRSVEDPSREKFYCLEMFPYPSGDLHMGHMRNYAIGDAYARFLRMKGLNVLYPMGYDAFGLPAENAAITRKVDPGKWTRSSIKRMVDVQKRMGLSYDWSRTLATCEPGYYRWNQWIFLKFMEKGLAYRKSAPVNWCPSCQTVLANEQVEGGGCWRCHSTVQKKDLNQWFFKITAYADELLEDLEHLEDWPERVKTMQKNWIGRSEGAEIDFKVVDSDQVISTFTTRPDTVFGITYMVLAAEHPLVEELVKGGKSADEVRKFVKKAQEKTLIERTDETREKEGVDTGRTFVNPATGEEFPIYVADYVVMEYGTGAVMGVPAHDQRDFEFARKYGLPVRVVIQDDTGLLNGNTMTEAYVENGLMVNSGPFDGRPNREAMPDFISYMEEKGWGREALSYRLRDWLISRQRYWGTPIPIIYCSQCGEVPVPEGDLPVILPSDVEFTGEGNPLETSETFLNVPCPNCSGPARRETDTMDTFIDSSWYPFRYTDPAYDKAPFDPAKAAYWMPVDQYIGGIEHAILHLLYARFFTKGLRDLGLTDANEPFKRLLTQGMVIKDGAKMSKSMGNVVPADEMMERYGADTARVFILFASPPERELEWSDQGVDGSFRFLNRVHRLVMENLSLFADESGVTGQGDENVRSLIRVRHRAVQKVREDIERRFQFNTAISAIMELVNEIQRFIAGNGTKGEGAASAVSDALRTTILLLAPFAPHLAEELWEAVGQGESVFKCQWPSYDQELVVSEMVQMVVQVNGKVRARFEASPETTKESLEKTALGMPRVQELTEGKELVKIVVIPGRLVSIVVK, encoded by the coding sequence TTGTCCGCGTCCAGGTACTCGCCACGCGATATTGAGCCGAAATGGCAGGACCGGTGGGAAAAAACCGGCCTTTACAGGTCTGTTGAAGATCCTTCCCGTGAGAAGTTCTACTGCCTGGAGATGTTCCCCTATCCTTCGGGTGATCTCCACATGGGTCACATGAGGAACTATGCCATAGGGGATGCCTACGCCAGGTTCCTCAGGATGAAAGGTCTCAACGTCCTTTATCCCATGGGATATGACGCCTTCGGTCTTCCCGCTGAAAACGCAGCCATTACCCGGAAGGTGGATCCAGGTAAGTGGACAAGATCTTCCATCAAACGGATGGTGGATGTCCAGAAAAGGATGGGGCTTTCCTACGACTGGAGCAGGACTCTTGCCACCTGTGAGCCCGGGTATTACAGGTGGAATCAGTGGATATTTCTGAAATTCATGGAAAAGGGGTTAGCCTACCGCAAATCGGCTCCCGTAAACTGGTGCCCATCGTGCCAGACGGTCCTGGCCAACGAGCAGGTTGAGGGAGGCGGCTGCTGGCGCTGTCACTCTACCGTCCAGAAGAAGGATCTCAATCAGTGGTTTTTCAAGATAACAGCCTATGCCGATGAACTGCTTGAAGACCTCGAGCACCTTGAGGACTGGCCCGAGAGGGTCAAGACCATGCAGAAAAACTGGATCGGTCGAAGCGAAGGTGCTGAGATCGATTTTAAAGTGGTGGATTCCGACCAGGTGATCTCCACCTTCACGACCAGGCCCGATACCGTATTCGGAATAACCTACATGGTTCTTGCTGCTGAACATCCCCTCGTGGAAGAACTGGTGAAGGGTGGCAAAAGTGCCGATGAGGTGAGGAAGTTCGTTAAGAAAGCGCAGGAAAAGACCCTTATCGAAAGGACTGATGAAACCCGGGAGAAGGAAGGGGTCGATACCGGCCGGACCTTTGTTAATCCGGCTACCGGGGAGGAGTTCCCCATATACGTAGCCGATTATGTGGTGATGGAATACGGCACTGGAGCTGTCATGGGTGTCCCGGCCCACGATCAGCGTGATTTTGAGTTCGCGAGAAAATACGGTCTGCCTGTCCGTGTGGTGATCCAGGACGACACGGGGCTGCTTAACGGCAACACCATGACCGAAGCCTACGTTGAGAATGGTTTGATGGTCAACTCGGGACCCTTTGATGGCCGGCCAAACCGTGAGGCCATGCCCGATTTTATCAGCTATATGGAAGAGAAGGGATGGGGGCGGGAAGCGTTGAGCTACCGGCTCAGGGACTGGTTGATCAGCAGGCAGCGCTACTGGGGTACCCCCATACCCATCATTTACTGCAGCCAATGCGGAGAAGTGCCGGTGCCTGAGGGAGACCTGCCGGTGATCCTTCCCTCAGACGTTGAATTTACCGGGGAGGGAAACCCCCTCGAAACCTCGGAGACATTCCTGAACGTACCGTGTCCGAACTGTTCAGGTCCGGCTCGGCGGGAAACCGATACCATGGACACATTCATCGATTCGTCCTGGTACCCTTTCCGTTACACGGATCCCGCATACGACAAGGCTCCTTTTGATCCGGCCAAGGCAGCTTATTGGATGCCTGTTGACCAGTACATCGGCGGGATTGAACACGCGATCCTGCACCTGCTTTATGCACGATTTTTCACCAAGGGACTCAGGGACCTTGGACTCACCGACGCGAATGAGCCGTTTAAACGACTCCTCACCCAGGGGATGGTCATCAAGGATGGCGCCAAGATGTCTAAATCCATGGGGAACGTGGTGCCGGCTGATGAGATGATGGAGCGATATGGGGCTGATACCGCCAGGGTATTTATCCTTTTCGCGTCCCCGCCCGAGAGAGAGCTGGAGTGGAGCGACCAGGGTGTGGACGGGTCTTTCCGGTTTCTCAACCGTGTCCACCGGCTTGTTATGGAAAATTTGTCCCTGTTTGCTGATGAGTCTGGGGTCACCGGGCAAGGGGATGAAAATGTCCGTTCCCTTATCCGTGTTCGGCACAGGGCCGTACAGAAGGTCCGTGAGGATATAGAGAGACGGTTCCAGTTTAATACGGCTATCTCAGCGATTATGGAGCTGGTGAATGAGATCCAGCGGTTCATTGCCGGGAACGGTACAAAAGGGGAGGGAGCGGCATCAGCGGTCTCTGACGCCCTCAGGACGACCATCCTCCTGCTGGCTCCTTTCGCGCCCCATCTCGCCGAAGAACTTTGGGAAGCTGTTGGCCAGGGGGAAAGTGTTTTCAAGTGCCAATGGCCCTCCTACGACCAGGAACTGGTTGTAAGCGAAATGGTACAGATGGTGGTACAGGTCAACGGAAAGGTCAGGGCGCGGTTTGAGGCCTCTCCCGAGACGACGAAAGAATCTCTTGAAAAAACAGCCCTTGGTATGCCGCGGGTTCAGGAGTTGACCGAGGGAAAAGAGCTTGTCAAGATCGTGGTCATTCCTGGGCGGCTTGTTTCCATCGTGGTTAAATGA
- a CDS encoding HEAT repeat domain-containing protein, whose protein sequence is MESDKRKALIVQLSSPEEEERRLAMEALKGDLSESDLDWLTRPLSDESWRVRKESIEGLSQLPPTAQLVATLVPLMHPEMELTLRNSVVEVLERIGHEAATLLVEHLNVKQTDVRKFLVDILGNIANPETLPSLVVLLKDPEDNIKSAASEALAAIGDPSVCEELLMAMEGADDWVTYSILGSLAKLRCREALPVFFRYLGNQLLSKPALSGIGAMGSIQDGIRLMEAVPTLAKGPTKSAFLAIGSIYRRSVFNEDIDTAQDLRGAVSEASDEVILKSLIAQLDVSDALDDRKDILAALGMIGSKESTDFILDLVEDDALAWDVDLALLTLGKKDISIISGLLKHHDSLVRQRAIRTLKTLGSVESLDVLYGLLEDESGHVRKDAAMAVSVLGDNRSVERLLPVLEDEYSDVAQSAAHALVILGQRSPGDLADRIIPMLSNAASSLYTLLIMILTEVQAPDWEELCLRAARNTDPEVRAAAVSCLKRSDSSMAMATIINSLTDENSQVRVQAVVTLEELKHPESIEPLKAAMYDQDPWVRSAAVSALSAQPAATPADFEELLKGEDLMMQTSALDALGRMAASGIEEALGMLIEKFETGSLEMKRSICRLLGKVDDDRAFHLLRKAMDDADPSIRVFAVHALSQRQEAQVPDILHEAGEKDPDKQVREAIRSALEGRN, encoded by the coding sequence ATGGAGTCCGATAAAAGAAAGGCTCTCATCGTCCAACTTTCCTCACCTGAAGAGGAGGAGAGGCGTCTCGCTATGGAGGCGTTAAAGGGTGATCTCTCGGAATCCGACCTTGACTGGTTGACTCGTCCCCTGTCTGACGAGAGTTGGCGGGTTCGCAAGGAGAGCATAGAGGGACTATCCCAGCTTCCACCAACCGCTCAGCTCGTTGCCACCCTGGTACCGTTGATGCACCCGGAGATGGAACTGACACTTCGAAATTCGGTGGTGGAGGTGTTGGAAAGGATCGGCCACGAAGCGGCGACCTTACTTGTTGAACACCTTAATGTAAAGCAGACTGATGTCAGAAAGTTTCTCGTTGATATTCTCGGGAATATCGCCAACCCAGAGACTCTTCCCTCGCTGGTGGTCCTGCTGAAAGACCCTGAGGACAACATCAAATCCGCCGCCTCTGAAGCTCTGGCTGCCATTGGTGATCCATCTGTTTGCGAGGAGCTTTTGATGGCGATGGAGGGAGCGGACGACTGGGTCACCTACAGCATCCTTGGCTCTCTTGCCAAGTTAAGATGCCGAGAAGCATTGCCTGTGTTTTTCAGGTACCTGGGAAACCAGCTTCTTTCCAAACCGGCCTTGAGCGGGATTGGAGCCATGGGAAGCATCCAGGACGGCATCAGATTGATGGAAGCGGTGCCTACCCTTGCAAAAGGACCCACCAAATCAGCATTCCTGGCAATCGGTTCCATCTATCGCAGAAGTGTTTTTAATGAGGACATCGATACTGCCCAAGATCTTAGAGGGGCTGTTTCCGAGGCGTCAGATGAAGTTATTTTAAAATCTCTGATAGCCCAGCTGGATGTGTCGGATGCTCTTGATGACCGCAAGGATATCCTCGCCGCCCTGGGGATGATCGGTTCGAAGGAGTCAACAGATTTCATCCTGGACCTTGTTGAGGATGATGCCCTTGCCTGGGATGTGGATCTGGCACTACTAACTCTGGGAAAAAAGGATATCAGTATTATATCAGGGCTTTTGAAGCATCATGATTCTCTCGTCAGGCAAAGAGCCATCAGAACCTTGAAAACCCTGGGGAGTGTGGAGTCCCTGGATGTGCTATACGGACTGCTCGAAGATGAGAGCGGTCATGTCAGGAAAGATGCAGCCATGGCTGTATCCGTTCTTGGCGACAACAGGTCCGTTGAAAGACTGCTCCCGGTGCTTGAGGACGAGTACAGCGATGTCGCCCAATCGGCGGCTCACGCTCTTGTGATTCTCGGCCAAAGGTCACCCGGCGATCTTGCCGACAGGATCATCCCCATGCTTTCAAACGCCGCTTCATCCCTTTATACGCTCCTTATCATGATCCTCACAGAGGTACAGGCTCCGGATTGGGAGGAACTGTGTTTAAGGGCTGCCCGGAATACGGACCCTGAGGTGAGAGCGGCAGCTGTCAGCTGTCTGAAACGTTCCGATAGCTCCATGGCTATGGCAACAATCATCAACTCACTCACGGATGAAAATTCTCAGGTCCGTGTTCAGGCCGTTGTGACCCTGGAAGAGTTAAAGCACCCCGAGAGCATCGAACCCCTGAAGGCGGCCATGTATGATCAGGACCCGTGGGTCAGATCAGCAGCGGTTTCTGCCTTGAGCGCTCAACCGGCGGCCACCCCTGCTGATTTTGAGGAACTGCTCAAAGGCGAAGATCTGATGATGCAGACCTCCGCTTTGGACGCACTGGGCCGGATGGCTGCTTCAGGTATAGAAGAGGCTCTGGGAATGCTTATTGAAAAGTTCGAGACAGGGTCTCTGGAGATGAAGCGGAGTATCTGCCGGCTCCTGGGCAAGGTTGATGATGACAGAGCGTTCCATTTGCTCAGGAAAGCTATGGATGATGCTGATCCAAGCATCCGGGTTTTTGCGGTCCACGCCCTTTCCCAGCGCCAGGAAGCCCAGGTTCCGGACATTCTTCATGAGGCAGGGGAAAAAGATCCAGACAAACAGGTCCGCGAAGCGATCCGATCGGCCCTGGAGGGCCGTAACTAG
- a CDS encoding response regulator — protein MASLTFLIIEDSPTMRQLIRFALNRIPGAEVVEASDGVDGLKKLSSNQVDLILSDINMPIMDGLKLVSLVRSNEAYKDVPIVMITTEGAKEDKERAMALGANAYITKPIQSTALLSTVKELLKL, from the coding sequence ATGGCGTCTCTAACTTTCCTGATAATTGAAGATTCTCCTACCATGAGACAGTTGATCCGTTTTGCTCTCAACAGGATCCCGGGTGCTGAGGTTGTTGAGGCTTCTGATGGGGTAGATGGTCTGAAAAAGCTGTCTTCCAATCAGGTAGACCTTATCCTCTCAGACATCAATATGCCTATCATGGACGGACTCAAACTGGTAAGCCTGGTTCGATCCAACGAGGCATACAAAGATGTCCCCATCGTCATGATCACGACCGAAGGTGCCAAGGAAGATAAGGAAAGGGCTATGGCCCTGGGCGCTAACGCATATATCACCAAGCCCATACAGTCCACGGCACTCCTCTCAACGGTCAAGGAACTCCTTAAACTTTGA